From the Pontiella agarivorans genome, one window contains:
- a CDS encoding alpha-L-fucosidase, with the protein MMRIKWCTAGLAALSISGICAAKEYEPTWESLVNYEAPEWYEDAKLGFWVHWGVYSVPAFMGDHAGEWYGRWMYVREGQSTRHDQGLATARHHRETYGDPGTFGYKDFIPMFKAEHFDADEWADLCVMGGAKFFTMMGAHHDCFCLWDTKLSKWNSVNMGPKRDLVGEVEKAVRKKGLKFGVSNHTAFNVQFFQWNHINGYDAKDPANRDLYGDPIMLEEGLENARVKPEEQTENKGRWAWFARTRDKIRPSPRDVQRWIDRTKELADLYHPDLYYFDWGHRLDEYEPGRREFGAHYYNQAVAWGKGEYGAPGVVLNYKSRWYKPGSAVRDYERGGMDKIGDMVWQTDDCVYDDHNWSYVPGVAIKPTNTIVDQLMDIISKRGVLMLSFAPKADGTFPEDQKKMMRELGGWLKINGEAVYATRPYEVYGEVGNQWFEKDEHGRKKMIATEDDIRFTRNKNNTVLYATLLKWPGNKARIKTLAGVDLSGVKSVTLLGTKGELDWTASDNGMIITLKKQPDYGFAYPIRIAFRNQIASPGPLTIEH; encoded by the coding sequence ATGATGCGAATCAAATGGTGTACGGCAGGACTGGCCGCACTTTCCATATCCGGAATATGTGCTGCGAAAGAATATGAACCGACCTGGGAATCCCTGGTGAATTATGAAGCGCCGGAGTGGTATGAAGATGCCAAGCTGGGGTTCTGGGTGCACTGGGGCGTTTATTCGGTACCGGCGTTTATGGGGGATCATGCGGGCGAATGGTACGGCCGCTGGATGTATGTGCGCGAAGGCCAAAGTACTCGGCATGATCAGGGGCTGGCGACGGCACGGCACCATCGGGAAACGTATGGTGATCCCGGCACATTCGGTTATAAGGATTTTATTCCGATGTTCAAAGCGGAACACTTTGATGCGGATGAATGGGCGGATCTCTGTGTGATGGGCGGTGCCAAATTTTTCACGATGATGGGAGCGCACCATGACTGTTTCTGCCTGTGGGACACCAAACTGTCCAAATGGAACTCGGTCAATATGGGCCCGAAACGTGACCTGGTGGGCGAAGTGGAAAAGGCGGTGCGTAAAAAGGGACTGAAGTTCGGCGTCTCCAATCATACAGCATTTAATGTGCAGTTTTTCCAGTGGAACCATATTAACGGTTACGATGCAAAGGATCCGGCAAATCGGGATCTGTACGGTGACCCGATTATGCTTGAAGAGGGGCTTGAAAACGCACGGGTGAAACCGGAGGAGCAGACCGAAAACAAAGGGCGATGGGCCTGGTTTGCGCGTACCCGCGATAAAATTCGGCCGAGCCCGCGGGATGTGCAGCGGTGGATTGACCGCACGAAGGAACTGGCGGATCTGTATCATCCGGATCTTTATTATTTTGACTGGGGACATCGGCTCGATGAATACGAGCCGGGACGGCGCGAATTTGGCGCGCATTACTACAATCAGGCTGTTGCTTGGGGAAAAGGTGAGTACGGAGCACCGGGCGTGGTACTGAATTACAAATCGCGCTGGTACAAACCGGGTTCGGCGGTACGCGATTACGAACGCGGCGGTATGGATAAAATCGGCGATATGGTCTGGCAGACAGATGACTGTGTATATGACGATCATAACTGGAGTTATGTTCCCGGTGTGGCCATCAAACCGACCAATACTATTGTGGATCAGCTGATGGATATTATCAGCAAACGCGGCGTACTGATGCTGTCGTTTGCACCGAAAGCAGACGGCACCTTTCCTGAGGATCAGAAGAAGATGATGCGGGAGCTGGGCGGCTGGCTCAAAATTAACGGCGAAGCGGTTTATGCCACACGGCCTTACGAGGTTTATGGTGAAGTGGGTAATCAGTGGTTTGAGAAGGATGAACACGGCCGTAAAAAAATGATTGCGACGGAAGACGATATCCGGTTTACGCGAAATAAAAATAATACCGTACTTTATGCCACATTGCTGAAATGGCCGGGCAATAAAGCACGCATCAAAACTCTGGCAGGTGTTGATCTTTCGGGAGTGAAGTCGGTAACGCTGCTCGGAACAAAAGGCGAGCTCGACTGGACTGCGTCTGATAACGGGATGATCATTACCCTGAAGAAACAGCCGGATTACGGTTTTGCCTATCCGATCCGCATTGCTTTCCGCAATCAGATTGCCTCCCCCGGCCCCCTCACAATTGAACATTAA
- a CDS encoding glycoside hydrolase family protein, with amino-acid sequence MNRFFILIGVALCSCSPAKVNKSQYVIPDGLVEGGAFIDRFMPVPTVGKLRNDVWGGDHVRPRDVDNGIEDEAWSYWGGNIVKGDDGKYHMFVCRWPENNVKGGGKKSGHHTWWSSVIVHAVSPQPLGPYHVVEEIGEGHNPEIYRRKDGSYIIGCVWKQAYKAPTLDGPWEKIPFSFQWLEKEGNETNRTYVPREDGSVLMINKQGFVFVSDQGDEQFRQVTAESFYPHIPGAHLEDPVVWKDEVQYHLVVNDCYGRVAFYFRSPDGVNWKWAPGHAYDNHVVVHEDGTREAWYKLERPKVLQDEFGRAAYMNFAAIDSKKDDDVANDNHSSKNVVVPLRVPRRLEILNREPITAETEKIRLLIKSEPGFRPLEDVDFESLRFGAPEAVNFGRGCNGIKSSAAGDGLIVTFEGRGHEITADNFTAKLIGRDTHGELLFGYARLP; translated from the coding sequence ATGAATAGATTTTTTATACTGATTGGGGTGGCGCTGTGTTCCTGTTCCCCGGCAAAGGTTAATAAATCGCAATACGTGATTCCGGATGGACTGGTTGAAGGCGGCGCGTTCATTGATCGTTTTATGCCGGTTCCAACGGTTGGAAAACTGCGGAACGATGTCTGGGGCGGTGACCATGTGCGGCCGCGGGATGTGGATAACGGGATCGAGGATGAAGCATGGTCCTACTGGGGCGGAAATATTGTTAAAGGCGATGACGGTAAATACCATATGTTCGTCTGCCGCTGGCCGGAAAATAATGTAAAAGGCGGCGGAAAAAAATCCGGTCACCACACCTGGTGGAGTTCGGTTATTGTGCATGCGGTCAGCCCTCAGCCGCTGGGTCCTTACCACGTGGTCGAAGAGATCGGGGAAGGGCACAATCCGGAAATCTACCGACGCAAAGATGGTTCCTATATTATCGGCTGTGTCTGGAAGCAGGCCTACAAAGCTCCTACGCTGGATGGTCCCTGGGAAAAAATTCCATTCAGTTTCCAATGGCTGGAAAAAGAGGGAAATGAGACCAACCGCACCTATGTTCCCCGCGAAGACGGGTCGGTACTGATGATTAATAAACAGGGGTTTGTATTTGTCAGTGACCAGGGCGATGAACAGTTCCGTCAAGTGACGGCGGAGTCGTTTTATCCGCATATTCCCGGGGCCCACCTGGAGGACCCGGTGGTGTGGAAAGATGAGGTGCAGTACCATCTGGTGGTCAATGATTGTTATGGCCGGGTGGCGTTCTATTTTCGTTCACCGGACGGCGTCAACTGGAAATGGGCACCGGGACATGCCTACGATAACCATGTTGTGGTTCATGAAGATGGAACACGGGAAGCCTGGTATAAACTCGAACGGCCGAAAGTTCTGCAGGATGAATTCGGCCGGGCGGCCTATATGAATTTTGCGGCGATCGACAGCAAAAAGGATGATGATGTTGCAAATGACAACCACAGCTCGAAAAATGTGGTGGTTCCGCTGCGGGTGCCGCGACGTCTGGAAATTCTGAACCGTGAACCGATTACCGCTGAAACGGAAAAAATACGCCTGCTGATTAAATCGGAGCCCGGCTTCCGGCCGCTGGAAGATGTGGATTTTGAATCGCTGCGTTTCGGAGCGCCGGAAGCGGTCAATTTCGGACGCGGTTGCAACGGGATCAAATCCAGTGCTGCGGGGGATGGACTTATTGTGACGTTCGAGGGCCGCGGCCATGAAATTACGGCGGACAACTTTACTGCAAAACTGATCGGCAGAGATACACACGGAGAACTGCTGTTCGGATATGCGCGTTTACCTTAG